The Spiroplasma litorale nucleotide sequence ATTTTTTAATACAACTTTCTACGTCTTTTTGATTGGTGTAGTCTTTTGCTTCTTTAAAGTTCATATGCATTATTGGTTTTATATCAGATAGAGTATTAATAAATTCATCTCTAATACTTTTAAACATTGGACTTACAGAAAAATAAATTCTTGAATTTTTTTCCTTTTAAGATAATCTATTAAATACTTTGATTTGTCATTTAATAACTTATAACCATCAAAATATATACAATCATAGTTTTTATCAACCTTTTTAAACCACTTTTCTTCAATTGTATTTTCAACACCGTTTTTTGTTATAAAAGTTCTTTCACCATTTGGAGTTATTAAATTTAAACAATATCCATTATCAGACTTACAATCTTTTAAAACTAATTTACTTCTAAGCTTTTTGACTTCTTTTTTTATTAACTTTGAGATATTTCCGTTACCTATAGGAATAAATAGTTCAATACTATTATTATATTTTTTAACTATTTTAGCAACATTATAAGCGCATCCACCAATTGTTTTCTCTTCATGGTTTGTTCTAACTTGTCCTCCGAGTTCAGGCAAGTTATTAACTTTTAGATTAATTTGATATAATGCAGATCCTATAACTAATATTTTCATTTTTACTTCATTTAAATATATTCAATTATAACAATTTATAAAAGTTATTAAATATGTTTTAACTTTATAAATTATTTTTTATTTCTTATAAAAAATATAAAAAATATATTATTATATAAATGTAAAAAGTGAAAGGTTGTTGTTTATTTTGTATTTACTACCAGATTGATGTTGACAAGAAAAAAACAAATTAAAATGTGATATCAATATAAAGGATTTTAATTTCAATCATTTTGAAACAAAAATTAATAAAAGCATTTACATTGATGATTTATTAAGAAAAAATATTTTAGACTACAATAGTTTGAACCTTGATGGGTTAATTTTGATTGATAGTTTTCCCAAGGAATTTGTGCATAAGCAAAACAATTATTTAGATAAGGTTATAGATCTATATGTAAATAAATTTATTAAAGATTATAATGAAGCAATTAATTTTGGAAATAATTATGAAGTTAGACAGTTGTTTATGAAGCACTGACTAAAACAAAAGACTGTTTCTGAATTAAATTTATTAGTTGAAAATATAAATTATGATATATTCAATATGAAAAAAACTCAAAAAAAAGAATTTAAAAAATATAAAATTTTAAAAGTAATTTAATATTTTTAAGTTTATAAAAATATTTTATAAACTTAAAAACATTTTTTTGTTTATATATATACTTATAAAAGGGGGATATATTATGAAAAAATTATTAAGTTTTTTAGCAGCCTTTTCAATGGTTGCAACATCAAGTGCCACTGTAATTTCTTGTGGTAATTCAGAAGGTGGAGAACAAAGTAGCACCAAAAAAGATTTAGCAACAGCTGTAAAGGAAAAAAATCTTGGATCAATAAAGGGTTCTAATGAAAAACCTACTGTTGATGATATAGTGAAGGCAATAAATGCAAAAAATAAGGATTTAAATTTAACTAAAGAAGATGTTAAATTTAGTGGAGAATGAACAATTAAAAAAGCTAAATTACAAGCAAATGAAACTTCAAAAAATTTTAGTGGAAGTGTTGAAGTAAATTACGAATATAGTGTTAGCAATGCTCAAAGAACACCTTTTGACATTGGATTAGTCTCACAAGTTATTGACAATAAAGATTTAGGTAAACTTGTTAGACCAAACTCTTTTAATGAAGGTTATTTAATGGTTTCAGATATTAAAAATAGGGAAAAAATACATAATGATTTAGATAGATTTATAAGAGCTGTTTTAGAAAAGGCAAAAGGATATTATGATATCGATGCTGATACTATAATGAAAATGATCCAAGTTGAGTATAAAGATAAAGATGGTAATATTATTTCAGAAGATAATAAGGAAATCACTACAATAAGAGGTACAATAATACCTGGTCATGAAGATGATATTGATGGATTCCATGTAACTGGAGAAGTAAACATAAAAATCAAACAATATGCTTCATTTAAAGAACAATACGATGTAACTAACCTTGGAGATATACTTTTCACAGATGTAAATGATAAATATTTAATTGAAAATGATTTAATCACAGCATTTAAAAGTAAAAATGAAAAACTTTCAAGTTTTGAACAATTAGAAATTAGAGAATATGACTTAGAAAAAGGTCAAGCAAAAATTGGAGTACAAATAAATGGTGATTATGATCAAAACCCAGTAAGTATTTCATTTAATAAATCCAATAAACCAGAGGAAGGAAAAATTGGAAAATTTAATTTAGATGAATTTAAAGGGGTTATAAATATGCCATTCTCACAAGAACAAGAAGTTAATGCCGAATCATTAAGTGATTATTTAAATACAGTCGACAATGCAATGGAATTTTGACAATCATTTGTTTCAAATTCAGGAAAATATTTCTTTATTGGACAAAAATCTCAGGAATCAGAAGCAAGTAGTGCTAAGGATGGAACTGTAGATTTAGCACAATTTAAAAAAGATTTTGCAGGAATTGCTGATTTTAGTGTTAATCAAGAAAATACCGAAATAACACTTTCATTTAAAACAACAGCGCTAAATAAATATAGTGGTTATCAAATAAGCGGTAAAACAGTAATTGAAATTGAGTAATTTTAAAAAACAAAAAATAAACTTATATGAAATTGTCAATTAAAATTGACATTAAAAAGATACTTTCTCCATACGAATTTCGTATGGAGTTTTTTTATGTTTTAATAAAGGTCTAACATAATTATAAAACTCTATATAGTCTGAGATAATTTTATAAATATTTGAATGATGTAGTTCTTTTACTTTATATGTATATATACATTCATTTTTAAAAGTTCCAAAAAAAGACTCACAGGCACCATTATTTGGTGAATTTCCTCTTCGTGACATAGAAATATTTATATTATTATTTTTACATAATCTTTCTCAAGTTTCATTTGTATATGGTGATCCTTGATCTGAGTGGATTATCTTTGGTGCACCTCTTTTTTTAATGGCGCTTATTAAATTTGTATGACATAATTTATTATTAGGACTAACCGATAACTTTCAATCAACAATTTCTGAATTAAACAAATCTTTTATAACAGATAGATAAACATTTCCATTAATAGTTTTTATATAAGTTACATCTGTTACTCATTTTTCATTTAAATTTTAGAATTAAAGTTTCTATTTAGTAGATTTTCAAATCTTAATGGACCTGATTTATCATAGTTTGGAACTTTCTTTTTCTTTGCTGCTTTTAAACTCATTGTTTTCATATATCTATAAACAACTCAAGGGTTTAATCTTTCTTTAAAGTATTTGTTTAAAAATAAAGTTATCATATTATAACCATATCTTTTTTTAAACAAGTAAAAAAGGCATCTTATCTTAATTGCTAAAATTCTATTATAATTTTTATACTTTGGTTTTCCGTTTTTAAGTCATTTTAAATATCCATACCTTGAAACTTTTAAATATAAATAAGATAATTTCAAAGAAAACATTCTTTTAACATTAAAAATGGCGAAGTACTTTTCCTTAGTCGTCTTCGCCAAATGCTTTTTTAAAGCTCGTTCCAGTTTCAAAGCCTCTCTTAATTCTTCACGCTCATATCATCAGGTTCTTTAAAAATTCAATCATGAGATTTAAATTTTTTGATATTTCCTTTTGCTTGTGTTCCACTACCTCATTCAAGAGCGCCTTCACCTTTAACTTTTACCTCTGATTTTCATCTTTTAATTGTGCTAGTACTAATATCAAACTTTAATGCCGTATTTAAAATACCAATTTTTTTTGATTCATTAATTATATTAAGTTTTTCATTTTTTGTTCATTCTTTTGCCATATAAAAAGAACACCTTTCAATAAAATTTTAACAATAAAAGTACTTTTTTACTGTCAATTTTATTTTAGATTTTCAATAACAAGTTTATTTTTTTTATTTTTTTTGTAAAAAAGTCTGTTTTTATGTTTTAATTAAACCAGTTATATAGGATGGCTATATACAAATACAAGAGGTAAAAATGATATTTTTAAAAAGAATAGAAGCTTTAGGCTTTAAATCTTTTGCTGAAGAAATTAAACTTGATTTTGATTTTTCAATGACTGGAATAGTTGGACCAAATGGTAGTGGAAAATCAAATATAAACGATGCCATAATGTGAGCTTTAGGAGAACAATCTTATAAGACTTTACGTGGTGATTCTATGGAAGACATTGTTTTTTCTGGAAGTAGTGAAAGAAAAGCTTTAAATTTAGCAGAAGTAACTCTTGTATTTGATAACTCAAATAGATCATTTAGTTCATTGGATTTTAATGAAGTTGCCATTACTAGAAAATACTTTAAATCAAGTAAAGAATCTGAATATTACATTAATAAATCAAGAGTAAGATTGAAAGATATACAAGATATCGCTTTAGAAACTGGTTTAACCAAATCGAGTCTTGCAATTATTTCACAAGGATCAATAAGTAATTTTGTAGAATCTAAACCTGAAGACAGAAGAAAACTTTTTGATGAAGCAGCTGGTGTTGCTAGATACAAAAAGAGAAAAGAAGAAGCAATAAGAAAGTTGTCAAGAACTCAAGAAAATTTAGATAGAATAAATGATATTATAAATGAAATTGAAAGAAAGTTACCAAGCCTACAAAAACAATCTTTAAAAGCTAAAGAATATAGTGAAACTTTTGAGGAACTAAAAAAAATTGAGGTTTCTGTACTTTTAAATGACATTTTATTGTACAAAAATAAACTAGAAGATTTATCTAAAGAAAAAGCTGATATTCAAACAGAAATTAATATATTAGAAAAAAATATTAGCAAAAGTACTTTAGAATACAATCAACTTAGATCAACTAGTGGTGAAAATGAGAAAGAGCTTTCTAAACTTAATAAGGACTTCACAAAAATAGTTGAAAAAATAAGTGAATTAAAAGTTGCAAAGATTACATTAGAATCAAAAAAAGAAAAGTCTAGCATCGATGACAATGAATATAAAATATCAGATTTAAAGTCACAGTCAAAAGAAATTGAAGTTCAAATTGATTCTGAAGAAAGTAGACTTGCAAAACTTTTAAATGAAAAGCATGATAAAAAAATAAAAGTTGATGATTTGTCTTCTAAAAGATATAAATTAAATAATGAATTAGAACATATAAATAAAACAATTTCTAAATTAGAGGTATTAATAGAAAATTTAATTATTAAAAAAAATTCATTAGATAATTTATTTGATGGTGTAAAAAATATTTTAGAAAATAAAAATATACTACCTGGTATTATTGGAACAGTATCTGATTTTATAAAAGTTAAAAAGGAACATGAGTTAGCAATCTCTGAAGCTTTACAAAATAATTTACAAAATATAATTGTAAAAAATACAAACAACATAAAAAATGCAATAGAATTTTTAAAATCTAATAAGGGAGGGTACGCCACTTTCTTACCATTGGATACTCTGAGAGCAAATTATATTAATGACGAACTTAAGTTTGTTATAAAAAATACAGATGGATTTATAGGTTTTGGAAATGAAATTGTTTCAATAGAAAAAAAATACAAAATAATAGTTGATTATCTATTGTCTAATTATTTGTTTGTAAATAATTTTGATAATGCAATAAATCTTTCAAAAGTTACAAATTCTAAATTTCATATTATTACTTTAGATGGCCAACGGATTCTTCCATATGGTGCAGTTGTTGGTGGAAGCAAAAAAAATAAAAATTTGAATTTATTTGATGCTAATAAAATTGAACAACTTGAAGAAGAAAAAAAACAATTAATTATAAATCAAGAAGAAATTGAAAAACAAATATTAAATCTATCTGAAGAAATTGATTTGCAAAGAGAACACCACAATGAAATTCAAGCATCGATTGCAACATCTAAAAAAACATCAGAAAGTTTAGAAAAACAATTAACAAAAATAAAAGATGAGTTTAGGATTTTAACAGGAAAAGAATTAAGTAGTGAAGAAATAGAATATAAATCAATTGATGAGCAAATTATAAAATTAATTGAAGAAATTGCTGAATCAAATAATTTAAAACAAGAAATTGAAAAAGAAATTAATGTTATTAGATCATTAAAAGATCAATCAAGCCAAAAACAAAATGAGTTATATAAATCTCTTGAAGAAGATAGAAATATGTTAAGTGTTTTAAAAGAAAAGTATTCATCAATTAACTCTGATAAAAATTTATTATTAGAAAAAGAAACTAATGCAAAAGCACATCTTGCTCAAGATTATAATATGACTTATGAAAATGCTTTAAAAATAAAAGAAAATAAATTAGACAACGAAAAAGAAGTAAGAGAAAAAATTAAAGAGCTAAGATTAAAAATTACAAATTTAGGTAATATAAATCTTGATTCAATCCAAGAATATGAAGAAGAAAATTCAAGATATGAAATGTATTTAAATCAATCTAATGAAATTTATGAGTCAATAAAAAATTTAAAAGGTGCAATAGTTGATATGGATCATCAAATGATTGACCAATTTAGAAAAATAATTACTGATGTAAATAAAGTTCTTCCAGAAACATTCGCAACCTTGTTTGGGGGAGGCAATGCCTCAATAATTTATACAAATCCCGAAGACATTCTTAACACAGGTATAGACTTAAAATTAGCACCACCAGGAAAAAAAATATCAAACTTAAATTTATTAAGTGGTGGTGAAAAATCAATGGTTGCACTTTCGGTATTGTTTTCAATATTAAAAGTTAGACCAATACCTTTGGTTATATTAGATGAAGTTGAGGCTCCTTTGGATATAGCCAATGTTGAAAGGTTTGCAAAATATATTAAGACTTTTATAAATAATACACAATTCATTATTGTAACTCACAGAATTGGAACAATGGAAAATTGTGACAAACTATTTGGTGCAACAATGGAGCAAAAAGGTATTACTAAAATAGTACAAATTAAATTAGTTGATGCAAAAAAAATAACTAATAGTAATTAACTATTAAAGGAGAATATTTAAGTGAGTAAAAAAATTAGTGTTTCTCTAGTAATTTTTTTAATAATAATGTTAGGATTTTGAATATGAACTTTGGTTACTCCAAAAAACTCAATTGTAATTGGAGGAAGTACAAGTGTTAACCCATTCATGCAGCTATCTACTAAATCATATAGTGAGTATGAGTCTGGTGGGGATTTTGTTTATAATTCAACAGGTAGCCAAGCTGGTGTTGGTGGTGTTGAAAAAGGAATGTATGCTGCAGGATTTATATCTAAAGATGCAAAAAAAGATACTTTGACAAGTGGGAATAGTTTTGTTGAAAATTCATTTAGAGAAGTTCAAAGCAATGAAGAAATAGAAGAATATATAAATGAAATTAAAAAGAAAGAAGTTTCAAAATCAAATGGATATCTTTCAATAAAATTTGCAATTGATGCAATAGGTATAATTTTTAATTCTCCTAGTTATTGAAAAACAAAAATTAATAATATTTCAATTGATGATTTAGTTAACTTTAAATTATCAAACAGAAAAGAGAATGAAAACTTTTTATCTATTTTATATCAAGGAAATATAACATGACATGATTTTGCAAATGATTTACTAAATAGTTATCAAAATGTAAATGATTTAATTGAATTTAACAACAACAACTCATCAGAAGGTGAAGCAAAAATACCAACTTATACAAGAGAAGATGGATCGGGTACAAGAAGTGCTTTTTCTGATATTACTAAAATAAAAAAAATGCCAACATCAAATGTAGTTAACTCAAATGGAGCAATGATAGAGCAAATAAGATTATCTTCTGGTTTTGGATATGTTTCTAATGGTTTTATTCAAAACATTGATCCTAATAGTGGAATTAAGTTAGCCGGAATTGATGGTAAAAAATTAGCTTCACCACTAACTGAAGGCAATAAACCCTATGAGTTAGACACTTTAACATTAGAATGAAAAGAAAGCAAAACTTTTGAAAACAACGATGATTTTATAATTTCTAAAACTGGTTATACTTTTAAAAGACCTTTCATATGTATAACAAATATTTTGGGTTCGAACTTTGATAGCATAATAAACTTCTTTAAATACTTGAATAGTTTATCTAATGATGAAAGTAATCCTTTTAAAAAAGAAGGTTTAGTTAAATCGATTATATTTAATGAACTTCAAGAGAATAAAGGAAGTTAGGAGAATTATGAAAGATAAAAATAGAACAATGAAAAAATATAAGTCTAAACTTAAAAAAATTGATGTTGCTTCAAAAAATCTAATAATTTTCATGACTGTGATTGTAATATTGATTTTAGCAATATTGGTTTCATTTATACTTTACAAGTCAGTTACATTTTTTAAAGAATTCCCTTTCTTTAAATTTATTTTCACAGGGGAATGAGCTCCTGGAAAAGACGGATCAACTGATTCAAGTTATGGTATAGGTAGAATTATATTGTCTACATTAATGATGTTATTTATATCGCTGCTATTTGCAATCCCATTAACAATTTTTAGTTCATTATTTATATGTGAATATTTAAAAGGGAGAACTAAAAAATTTGTAATATTATTTATACAATTACTTGCAGGTATTCCTTCAGTTGTATTTGGATTATTTGCAATCGATCAAATTGGACCTATGTTTGTAAAAATGGGTGCACCAACTGGTGCAAACATGATGACTGCAAGTTTAACTCTATCATTTATGGCATTGCCAACAATGATAGCACTTTCAATTAATGCAATTGAAGCAGTTCCTGAAGGTCATAAGTATGCTTCGTTAGCACTTGGTATGACTAAAGAAAGAACTACATACAGCGTTGTTCTAGTGTCAGCTACTCCAAAAATAATCACCGCTATTATAACAGGTATTGCAAGAATTATTGGTGAGACAATGGCTGTTATACTAATAGCAGGTAACTCTGCTAGAGGTTTAAACACAGATGATGGCTTTTTAGGATTTTTATTTTCATCTATTAAAACTTTAGCAGGTACAATAGGATTAGAAATGCTTGAAAATAATGGTTCTACTCATGAATCATCTTTATATGCAATTGGTCTTGTGTTATTTATTGTAGTAATAGTCATAAATTTAATTATTATCGCAATTGGTAATGTTGGTAACAGAAAAAATAATAAACATAAGAAAAATAAAAAATTTGCAACAACTGGTTTTAACAAAAATTATTCTTATGATCCACATAAATTAGATGTTTTAGTAAAAACAAATACAGAATCAAGATTCTGAAAAAAAACTCACAGCTTAACTTTAAAAACATTTATGATAACTTCTACTGCAATAATAATAGGTTTTATATCCTGAATATTATTAACTGTAATTTTTAAAGGTGTTATGAATTTTAACTATCATTCATTTTTAGAGATTTCAGGACAAAGGTCTGGGATATTTGCATTATTACTTACAACAATACTTTTGGTAATATCAACAATAATATTTGCAATTCCTTTATCATTATTTATAGCTTTATATTTAGCTGAGTATGCACATAAAGATAGTAAATTTGCAAAAGTAATTAGATTTAGCATCAATGTATTGGCATCAACTCCAAGTATTGTTTTCGGAGTTTTTGGTTTAAGTTTATTTGTTACAGCTATTGGTTTACCTATGTCTATATTTGCAGCAAGTTTAACAATGACAATCGTTATAATGCCAACAATGATTACATCGTTTGAAGATTCAATTACTTCTGTACCAACTTTATACAAAGAAGCGGCTTATGGAATAGGAATGTCTAAGACTGGGGTTATGTTTAAGGTTGTTATACCAAACTCACTTAAGGGATTTATGACAACAATTATCCTTTCGATTTCAAGAATTATTGGTGAATCTGCGCCTGTATATTTAACATTGGGTACTGCTGTTAGAATGCCAAGTGATGGATTCTTTTCTTCTGGAGCAACTTTAACAACTGAAATTTATATGCTAGCATCTGAAGGTAGTTCTGCTGAACTTTTAGGAACTGCTTATCAAATTGCGTTTGTTACAATATTATTAGTTCTTGGTCTTATATTTTTAAGCAGATATATAAGTAATAAATTAGATCCACTTCATAAAAAAATTACATTTAAAAATAGATTTATTCTACTTTATAACTCAATATTTAAATATAATTATAAAAAAGGTTTCAAAAGATTATTAAAAAATATTAGAAGAAGATTCAAAAAATTATGAAGGTTAATAAATTTTAAAAATATAAGAATTTATTATAAAAATAGTAAAATAAGAAAAAAAGTTATTAAAGATATAATTAAAGATTCTAAAAAAAGAATTGATTCAAAATAATAGGAGGTTAGGTTATTATATGCCAAAATCAAATGAAAAAGTAACACTAAAAATAGATGAAGATTTAAATCAAGAAGAAATTCAAGAAATCTCAGAAGATCAAATATATACAAAATCTCCTCAGAATCTTCCAATTAGCAAGAGACAAGAAGTAATTAAAATAAATGATTTTAATTTTTATTATAATAGAACTAAACAAGCACTAAAAAATATTAACATGAATATAAAACAAAACACTGTAGTTGCATTTATTGGACCATCTGGGTGTGGTAAATCTACTTTAATTAGATCTATAAATAGAATGAATGACTTAGTTAATAATATTTATTTAGAAGGTCAAATTGAAGTTAATAATATAAAAATATATGAAAAGGGAGTTGATGTTGTAAATCTTAGAACAAATGTTGGAATGGTTTTTCAAAAAGCAAACCCATTTCCTATATCTATATATGATAATGTAGCTTTTGGACCAAGAAACCAAGGTGTAAAAGATAAGGCTGCTTTAAATCAAATTGTTGAAGACTCGTTAAAAAAAGCTGCTTTATGAGATGACGTAAAAGATTATTTAAGAGACTCAGCTCTAAGTTTAAGTGGAGGACAGCAACAAAGGTTATGTATTGCTAGGGCAATTGCAATGAAACCTAAAATACTTTTGATGGATGAACCAACAAGTGCATTGGATCCAATTGCCACTTTAAAAGTTGAGGAATTAATATTAAAATTAAAGAAAGAGTTTACAATTGTTATAGTAACTCACTCAATGGCTCAAGCAACCAGAGTTAGTGATTATACAGCGTTCTTCTTGAATGGTGAGTTAATTGAATATGATAAAACAAAAAAAATATTTACAAATCCAAAAAATAAAAAGACAGAGGACTACATTTCAGGTAGATTTGGATAGTAGAAAGGAAAGTGAAGCAAATGTCATACAATAAAATATTAGATAGAGATATAGAAATAATAAAAAAAGATTTATTATCAATTATAGAATCTACAAAAGCGCAATACGCAAGTACTTTTGATTCATTAAAAACAAAAAACTATCAATTAGCTCAAGAAGTTATAGATAATGATATTAAAATAAATGATATGCAAAATAACTTTACAAGAATGGCTTTATGAAAAATCGCAAAACAACAAATGGTTGCAGGAGACCTTAGATTAGCAGTTGGTGGTGTTTTAATTTGTAGGGAAGTCGAAAGAATTGCTGACGTTGCAAAAAATATTTGTTACTTTTCTTTAAAATATAAACCTGAAACAATTGAGCTCCAACAAATTTCTAAAATGTTTAATCTTGTAAATAAAATGCTCAATATTATATTAAATTTAGTGGAAAACTTTAATGAAGATCAACACAAAAAAGTAATTGAAGTTGAAGAACAATTGACAAATGAATTTAATGATATAAACAAGACTTTAGCTGAAAAAATATTAAATTCAAAAAATAAAGAAGATGCCGTTAAAATAATAACTATTGTTAAACAATTAAAAAACTTAGAACGTGCAAGTGAACAACTTTTAAATATTGAAGAAACTGTACATTTTATCAGAACTGGTAAATTTGAAGAGTTACAAGAATTCATTAATATGAAAAATGAAAAAAAATAAATTTAATATCTATAATTACTAAAATTAACTTATTTATTAAATATCTGTTTAAATTTAAATAGTGAAAAATAAATTCTACACTAGAAATAGGTGTAGAATTTTTTATGTCAAAAAATTTAACTATTGAACAATGAGTCAAAATAATAAATGTATTTAAAACAGAAGGAATAATAAAGGCGGTAATTAATTACAAAAAAATAAAAGGGAAATTTATAAAATATTCTTATAATATTCAAAAAAGAATAAGAATTAAAGCTAATTTACTAGATAATTATGGTATAAAGTTTATTAAGAAAAAGCTGATCAGGCAGACCGAAAAAAAGAGATGACTCTGATATACCTGGTATAATCGGTGATTTAAATGAGGAACATAAAAAAGAAATTATTGAAGATTGAATTAAATTTCAACGAAATAAAAAAGATAAAAATGCATTAAAAGGCTTAATTACTTTAAATATTAATATTAAGTCTAGAATATTAAAACTCCATAGAACTTCTTTTTATAAAAAACAAATTTTAAGAATTTATAAATTGGATTATTTAAAAAAATAGAGGAAAAATATTGATTGACTCAAAATTTATTTATGGAAGTAGAAAAATTGCTATTTTACTAGGTGAATAAGGCATTACAATCAATGATAAAACTTTAAGAAATTATATGATAAGATGAGGATTTTTTATTAAAACAAGAAGAAGAAAAAGAAGCCAGGAGTTAAAAAATACAAGTGTAAAATTTGTGGACTTAGTAAAAAGAAATTTAACCCTGAAATGGGTAATATAATTGCAACAGATGTATCATATATTCCTGGATTAGTAAAAGGAAATAATTTTTATCTTTCTGCAGCAATCAGTCATAAAACAAAGAAAATTGAGTCTTGGTTATTATCAGATAGAAATGATTCTGAATTAGTTGTAAACACAATTAAAAAAATTAATAAAACTAATTATATCTTGCATTCAGATCATGGTACTTAATATTCAAGTGTAAAAGTTCAAGACTTATTAAAAAGGCTTAATTGTAAAACATCCATGAGTAGAATCGGTAACTCTCTTGACAATAGAGAAATTGAATATTTCTTTGGTTGTTTAAAAGGAGAATATTTAAATCATATGTCTACTTAGAAAATGAGTTACAATGAAATAAATGATCATATTAATTGGTACAACAATGAAAGAATTCAAAAAAGATTAATTTGAAAAACGCCAACTAGTGTTGGTGTTAAAATATAATAATTCTAGAATTTATTTTCCCACTTTATATTTACAAAGAGTTTTTTAAATTATATTTATTTTTTTTCTAGTGACATTATAAGTGGTATATCAAAGTATTTTTCATTTAATGAAAAAGTCACTATTCCTTTGTTATAGTCAAAAGATTCAATATTAAAAAAATCATAGCTTTTCTTATCATAACTATTTAAATACACTTTTTTTGATAATCAATTTGAAATATTAAATTTAATAACTTCTAAGTCTTTTGAAAAATTAATTTTATTATCTATATTTTTTCTTATTTGCATTGATCTTCTTTTAAAATAAAATTTAATATTACTATTACATAAAAAATCAGCTTTTAGATTATTATCTAATTCTAAAGTTTGATTAATTGCATCAAAATCTAAAAATTCAAAAAATTCATTTATATCATTTAGATACAATAACTCATTTCCATACCAATCAATAAATCCCTTAAATTTATTTTCTATATTATGTTCAATTTCCATTTGAACATAATTGTTTTTATCAATATAAATAGGATTCATTTTTAAATAATCTTGTGTATTTTTAA carries:
- the phoU gene encoding phosphate signaling complex protein PhoU; this translates as MSYNKILDRDIEIIKKDLLSIIESTKAQYASTFDSLKTKNYQLAQEVIDNDIKINDMQNNFTRMALWKIAKQQMVAGDLRLAVGGVLICREVERIADVAKNICYFSLKYKPETIELQQISKMFNLVNKMLNIILNLVENFNEDQHKKVIEVEEQLTNEFNDINKTLAEKILNSKNKEDAVKIITIVKQLKNLERASEQLLNIEETVHFIRTGKFEELQEFINMKNEKK
- a CDS encoding IS3 family transposase — encoded protein: MSYNEINDHINWYNNERIQKRLIWKTPTSVGVKI
- the ptsS gene encoding phosphate ABC transporter substrate-binding protein → MSKKISVSLVIFLIIMLGFWIWTLVTPKNSIVIGGSTSVNPFMQLSTKSYSEYESGGDFVYNSTGSQAGVGGVEKGMYAAGFISKDAKKDTLTSGNSFVENSFREVQSNEEIEEYINEIKKKEVSKSNGYLSIKFAIDAIGIIFNSPSYWKTKINNISIDDLVNFKLSNRKENENFLSILYQGNITWHDFANDLLNSYQNVNDLIEFNNNNSSEGEAKIPTYTREDGSGTRSAFSDITKIKKMPTSNVVNSNGAMIEQIRLSSGFGYVSNGFIQNIDPNSGIKLAGIDGKKLASPLTEGNKPYELDTLTLEWKESKTFENNDDFIISKTGYTFKRPFICITNILGSNFDSIINFFKYLNSLSNDESNPFKKEGLVKSIIFNELQENKGS
- the pstB gene encoding phosphate ABC transporter ATP-binding protein PstB → MSKRQEVIKINDFNFYYNRTKQALKNINMNIKQNTVVAFIGPSGCGKSTLIRSINRMNDLVNNIYLEGQIEVNNIKIYEKGVDVVNLRTNVGMVFQKANPFPISIYDNVAFGPRNQGVKDKAALNQIVEDSLKKAALWDDVKDYLRDSALSLSGGQQQRLCIARAIAMKPKILLMDEPTSALDPIATLKVEELILKLKKEFTIVIVTHSMAQATRVSDYTAFFLNGELIEYDKTKKIFTNPKNKKTEDYISGRFG
- the pstA gene encoding phosphate ABC transporter permease PstA: MKDKNRTMKKYKSKLKKIDVASKNLIIFMTVIVILILAILVSFILYKSVTFFKEFPFFKFIFTGEWAPGKDGSTDSSYGIGRIILSTLMMLFISLLFAIPLTIFSSLFICEYLKGRTKKFVILFIQLLAGIPSVVFGLFAIDQIGPMFVKMGAPTGANMMTASLTLSFMALPTMIALSINAIEAVPEGHKYASLALGMTKERTTYSVVLVSATPKIITAIITGIARIIGETMAVILIAGNSARGLNTDDGFLGFLFSSIKTLAGTIGLEMLENNGSTHESSLYAIGLVLFIVVIVINLIIIAIGNVGNRKNNKHKKNKKFATTGFNKNYSYDPHKLDVLVKTNTESRFWKKTHSLTLKTFMITSTAIIIGFISWILLTVIFKGVMNFNYHSFLEISGQRSGIFALLLTTILLVISTIIFAIPLSLFIALYLAEYAHKDSKFAKVIRFSINVLASTPSIVFGVFGLSLFVTAIGLPMSIFAASLTMTIVIMPTMITSFEDSITSVPTLYKEAAYGIGMSKTGVMFKVVIPNSLKGFMTTIILSISRIIGESAPVYLTLGTAVRMPSDGFFSSGATLTTEIYMLASEGSSAELLGTAYQIAFVTILLVLGLIFLSRYISNKLDPLHKKITFKNRFILLYNSIFKYNYKKGFKRLLKNIRRRFKKLWRLINFKNIRIYYKNSKIRKKVIKDIIKDSKKRIDSK